tACTAATCAAATTTACCGAAAGAAAGAAGGAGTACATAAACTTAGTAATAAAATTTAGAGAAGAAATTTTAGAAAGAAGAGAGAATAGATTATAGAGAGATAAAATGTGTAAATGAATAAGAAAGAGAGATGTATCTATAAAGAAAAAAGAGTTCTTTAAGTATATGCCGCCAAAGCGCAacgaaatattttaatataagccactacaaaaaaaaacaaattttaaatttgagttttttgttCTTGAATGTAGCAGCAGCGGCATGGCTGCATCATCATTTTGCTGTATTAGATATATCTTATTCGGTTAgttagttaaattaatttattagttatattaactaattagttatttttttaattgattatataagtttatgtaacttttaatttaaaaattatttttttaattatcaataacatttaatttattttttttaatttatctcttATTAATGACTTAAATGAAAGATTATACTATGTTGCAACATCACTCACATGTGGCCACCTCTAACAATCGAGTATGAACTTTTCCCCGCCAGGCAGTAGCAGCGGTTGCAGCTGAcacaaaaagttatttttattttcaaacagATATTTAGAGTATATAAACTAGTCACACTAAATTGAAAGGCCTAATGGCCTATTATAGTGCCTCACTCAACTTTGAACATTGGATATCACAATAAGACTTGGACTATATGGAATCAATATAAAATCTCTAAATTGAAAGGTCTATATATTAAAGACAATTTTTTGGATGCAGTAGAAGAATTTTGTTGAACTAATTTTTGAGATTTTCATTTGAAAGCTAGTGTGTTGTATTATTAGCAGTCACACGGTCATAACAATTATcgtaaaataattacataatcaacaatttgtatttgttgttagtgtaaaataatttacactAACAATGTATAGTCTTTAAACTCTTATAATATTTGCATTAAGTGGATCGAggtttactatttttatttttatactacattaatgttttatttttgttgtccAAAAAATATCCTAAGCCGAAGTCAGATACTAATCATTTGAGGATCGAAAATTCATTCTAAGGGGTTGATCTCTCCCAACAAGTATTTTTCACACGCAATGATCTCACGCCCGAACTTATGACCACATGCTTAAGGGACAAAGTTATCTACCAATTGGGTCATACCATGTCATTCATTAAGGTGTGCatttacaatatattttttaacccCACAGATTGAAAAAGTGAATGGAAGAGTCACCAGAAGAGCTTCAAGAAGGGCATCTTGTAAGGTATGTTGATGTCATGGTTTTTTTGTCTGTCTAGACACCATATTAAATCCCTTAGTATAAGGGTCAAACATGCTTTACAAACATTTGAATAACTATTGGTTTCATCATTAGTGTTTGTTGCGAACCAACTTACCCACAAGCTTAAGTTGTTGAGTGAAGGCACAAATGGGTTTAATCCCTATGTTTGATGCTTTTGcagtaaaatttgaaaaatcatatgagaaaaaaaaaatcaaaaatacaaTAAGTCCACTTTTCATTTATACTATATTTACATTTATCAAGTAGTAGTATATGATAGATATTACATGAAGAATGGGTTATTTGGGTTGTGGCATTCAAATGGCTAGAATTGGAAGGAAATCTGTCACACAATTTTGCATTTGCATTCAACTCTTGTGGCAATGCATCATAGTACATACACTTCTTTTTCTTAAATTACCTTTAACTAACCACTAGTGTGACCACCTGAAATCAAGAAGAAACACATTATCTTTGTATGTTGTAGTTTAGGAATTTTCAAATGCATAGAGAGAtggaagaaaattaaattaactgcatATGCCATTAGCTAATGGTATATGCTATTAAGCATCTAAAAATCTCAATCAATCTTACCAGAGAGAAAAGCCTTTTTGATTATGCTTAACTCTCTTGTGACATCCACTATATTCATTCTTTCTTTTGGTGATTCCACTGAACAAGCAAGTCCAATCCTAAAAAGTGAAACTAAACACTTCTCTACAATGGAAGGGAAAGTTCCAATGTTTCCACATTCTATTGTTGCTTCTTCATCTCTTGTTGGTACAAGATGTGGATCCAAAATCTGTATAAGATTATTAGGAAATGAAATATCAACAAACACATGCAGATTTTGACCATCTTCAAACATTTTATCTATTGGTCTTCTTCCAGTAAGCATTTCCAGCATAAGTATCCCAAAGCTATACATGTCACCATATGTAGACACTTCAGAACCCATTCCATATTCTAAAAGATAAAGTAAAAACATTAAATACTTTGTGACTAGTAAAATATCAGACATAAACCAAAGGATAAGAGAATTCAATGAAACACTGAGTGATCTTAGAGTTTAGAAAATACCTGGGGGAGCATAGCCAACAGTCCCTTTAATTCCAATTGTACTAGTTTCCTTATGAGAGGTGTTGTTAATGGCTGAGACAAGTTTTGCTATGCCAAAATCACTCACACGAGCAACCATGTCGTCGTCAAGAAGGACGTTGCTTGGTTTGATATCACAATGAAGGACTGATTGCTCACATTCATGATGAAGATAATGTAACACAAAAGCAATGTCAATAATGATATTTAATCTTTGATCAAGGTCCAACATTCTTTGATTCTCTACATCCACTGTTCCTGGATGTAGCCATTGTTCTAAGCTTCCATTGTTCATGTATTCAAATACTAAAGCTTTAAATTCTTGACCTTTGTAATCTGTACTAGAACAACATGTCAGAATCTTAACCAAATTTCGATGTCTAATATTTTTTAGTGCATTACATTCAACAATAAAACTCTTATGAGCTCCCTTCTTTTTAAGGTTGAGGACCTTTATGGCAACAACTTTATCTTCTGATACAAGATTTCCTTTGTACACAGAACCAAAACTTCCTGATCCAACCAAGTTTCTAGCAGAAAACCCATCAGTTCCTTGGTGAAGGTCTTGGTATGAAACCTTAGCTATAGAGTCAACTGTTGGTGAATGAGAATTTTGCTTCTTGTTTCTTTTCCTCATCCAACATATAGTTAGAATGATACTCACAATGAGAAGAATAAGTACCACACTAACTATTACTACTATTAGCCTGAGATTGCAGTGTTTTGTAGGTTTCATACCTTTGATAGGGCATGGTTGTAGATGAAGCTTTGAAATACCTCCACAAAGCTTATTGTTTCCAGTCACAACTAACCCACTTACATTTCCAAAGACACCTTCTTTTGGTACATTGCCTTCCAACATGTTGAAAGAAATATTCAAGTGTTctaaaactgatatattttgtaGAACACTAGGAATTAGTCCAGACAACCGATTTCTTGACAGATCTAAATATTGAAGACCTTTTAGTGAAGTCAACGAGAGCGGTATGGTTCCGTTGAAAGAGTTACCTTGCAAAAAGAGGTATTCTAAACCAACGCATTCACCAATGGTTTCAGGAATATCACCAGATAGATGATTATCAGAGACATCTATCCGATCGATACTTTTTAGCATACCAACTTCCCTTGGTAAGCTACCACTCAATGAGTTTTTTGACAAGTTAAGTAAGTTTGATAAAAAGGAAAGACTAAAAATCTCCAAGGGTATGTTTCCTCTAAGAATGTTTTGTGAAAGGTCTAGGTATTGTAACTTTTGGCAGTTTCCTATACTTGAAGGAATATTTCCTTCAAACATATTATCTCTTATACTCAAATGATATAATTGACTGAGGTTTCCTATTACGAATGGTACCTCTCCTGACAACTTATTTCCATTCAATTCTAACTTTTGAATCTTATCAAACTTCCCAAAAGTATTTGGAATCATTCCTTCAAAGTGGTTAAGTTTCATGCTCAAGACAATTAAGCCAATTAGATTTCCTAATTCTGCAGGAATTTTTCCTGATATCTGATTATCTCCAACATATAGTCGAGTAAGTTGAGAGGATAAATTTCCTACAGAATTTGGCAAATTACCTccaaaattattactatatatagACACCACTTGTAGTTTACTACAATTTGTTAGTGATTTTAAAAACTCCAAATCCTTAGTTGAGTTGTCACCTAAATTGTTGGATCCCAAACTCAGCCATCTAAGATCTTGTAACTTCCCTAGACTTGGAACATTTCCAACCAAATTGGCTTGATAACCTAAGTCAAGTGCTTCTATAGCAGAAGCATTTGCAATAGAAATGGGGATTGGACCTGATAATTCATTTCCTCCAATTGCAAAATATTGAAGATTGGAGAGTGTTTTGAACATATTGGATGGAAGAGAGCCATTAAATTTATTCTCTGCAGCTGATATAATAGTAAGAGATGACATATTATAAAGACAAGAAGGAAATGTACCAGATAGTTTGTTGCTAACCACCGCGATTATTGTCAAGTTTTTTAGGCTGCAAATTTCATATGGAATATTTCCCTCTAAGTAATTAAGAGCAATTGACAAAATTGTTAAGGATGAAAGATTTCCTATGAATGTTGGAATTTCTCCGGTTAAATTGTTATTTGAAGTCCTCAATATCTGAAGCTTCTGAAGATTGTTTATTCCAATTGGTATTTTACCAATCAAATTATTTCCATTTAAGTCTAAGCCTTCAAGATTGTAACAACCTGTCAAGTTTGTAGGAATCTCTCCTGTCATGGAGTTATTGGTGAGAAAGAGTCGCTGTAACCGAAACAAACGACCGAGTTCATGTGGGATTTTTCCGGATAAACTATTGTTTCCAAGGTTGGGGTTTCTCAAAAAAGAGAGATTTCCAACATGGGGAGATATGGTTCCATGCAACTGATTTCCTGCTAAGTTCAACTCTGTAACTCTTTGATGCATGGGGCTGCATGTGATTCCATGCCACTTGCAAAAGTGAGTTGAACTATTCCAAGAGGCCAATATtccatttgggtcattggatatTGATTCTTTGAATTTGAGTAAGGCCAAGTTATCTGTTTTGTTTCCTAGTGCATAAGTAACTGTTTTTTGGGAGaagttgaaagaaaagaaaatatataaccAGAATGAAAGTGTGGGAAACATGAGAGGAACAAGGGATTGTTTTAGAATGTGGAATttgaatatgtatatgtttaGTTATATAGATGTGTAGTGTAGACTGTAgaggtgtatatatatatatatatatatatactgtaAAATAAGGATAGTGTATTGATCATAATGCTTATGGCATGCAGCCAAATTGGACAGAAAAgtaaagtaattattattagtgGTTGTGGTTGGATGTTAATTATTACTAAGGCCAAActtctttcaatttcaaaaaacaaCAATTCTTAATTAGGATATAGACCTActatttttcatctttttggAAATGTGAAAAGGCAATTGATTTTGGCCTAAGTTTGAAACTAAAATAAGGTATAAACCAAAATGAATATGTAGGGAGATAAAAGCTTCAATCGGTTGATGAACAAGATGAAGGAATTTGAATTATAGGTTTAATCTGCCTGTGGACTAGATAGACTATGTCTCTTTTATTACCATTACAATGATTTCTTTAAAATGTATCTTAAAATTTCCTTTTAATATGAGTTTGTTGTTCATTGAACATATAATGATAAATCATTTCATCTCATATCATTCTAGGCAACTAGATTGAGAATTCTAaagtgaataatttattttaaagagaaaattaatcttaaataaataaatcaatgattaatattaaatatttttatgttttttgatATGTATGAATTGAATTATGTACGTGAGGTTTACACACTAACATACGCTCATTTATTGCAAAAATATCAATTAggtgtgattgatgtgtttttaGTCTAATTTTCGCTTCATTTATtgcaaaaatatgtttttatttttaacatataaaaatatactacttttttttttgtccttcatattttttttagttctccaaaatttattcaTGTTTTGAGAATAATCCctgcaattttattttagtctttattttgagaaactaaaattaaatataaaatgtattaagagattaattttaatataaataaattttgtagagaCTAAAAAACAAAGATTATTCTAAAGAAAAAATACCAAGGAGTAAAATCCCATTTTAACAAGCTGTTTGCCAAAGACAAAATGAAGTaaacaaaaaaagataaaacagAATACCaatccctttttttttattaaactatttttttgataaattttttgtttttttattcatttataagTAAGGAtgtttatacatttttttgaataattaataagttttattttacggtaaaaaaattaataaagtaaaataattgataatttaatttttgacgaGAAAAAACAATtgatgatggctagggtttctAATCAATGTGATGGAGCGTTGTGGGTTTGATTGTGCAGTTTAAACTCTCCCCCCAATCGGTAAAAAATGCAACTTGATTCCTACCCTCAACACCATGTTCGCATGATTTCATTCTAATTTCAATTCAActaattgaaattgaaagttttaaaaaattgatgaatCTTTGATCCATTATCATTATCATGGGTTTGCCAAGGTTTGGTCGTCCAAAGAACGATGGTGAAGTGAGCCCAAACCTATTTGTAGCAAATTGTGGACCAGCTGTGGGACTTTCTCATGATGACATTGCTTCTGTTTTCTGCAAATTTGGAGAACTGAATGGAGTTTATGGTGCAGATGAGAGTGGCACACGTGTTATTGTATCTTATTCTGATTTGGGTTCTGCTCAAGCTGCTATGATGGCATTGCATGGACAACCATGTTCTGAACTTGGAGGTCGTTCTTTGTATATTCGTTATTCAGTGCTTCAGCCAAATCCACAGGTAGTAGATAGATAGATAGGTAGATATTAGTCTTTTGAGTTGCAATTTTTTGTGTTTATGTTCATGTCCTTCTTTATGTTTTATGTCTATGttcttatttatgtttatgttccGTGTTCTTATTTATTACTTATGTTTAGTTGGATTCTAGAGCGAGGAAATATCTAATATGTTCTACTGTGACACGGGTGGTAGATGTTTGGGTCCCTTAACCATTTGGTCGTGCTTATGGAAAAACATATGTTGGGAGAGGTCAATAACTTAAATGAATATCGGTTGCATTGAGGAATTAGTCTCTGCATTTGCGTGCAAAGGATACCTTAGTTTACGGAAAATAAAACTTGAAAATTGTTTGAAACTCTAGCAACGTCTAATATATATTGTAAGTAGAAGTTTATAGTATTACTAGTTCTCACTATTGGGATGTGATCCAATCGGTGCTAATTCGTCAAAAAACAGGGAAAAAGAATATTAGTATTCAAAACTCAACCTATATTCATTTTCTCTGTTTTTCTCGAATCCGACACTGATTGGTTGACAGTATCAACAGTACAGACAAGGAAGAATATGAACTTCTACTTAAGCAATTTTAAGCATCAATCCACTGTAGGCCACATGAAACACTTTCTCAACCTGGAAATTGCCGTATGTTTATGCTTATTCATGTACTTACACTTTATATTGTTCAGGATCAAGTGAAGGACTTGGTTCCTATATCTATGACAGCCTCAGATCTGAACATTCCAGGCATTTACCTAGTGCATGACTTCGTTAGTGCTAAAGAAGAAGAGGTTTACTGGTCTTTTCCTTCAATGTCAATGCTACATTGTTTTGCTTAACATATTTGAATTTTCTTGCATTCCTTTGttttaaatagttttctttTTGGTTGCCTGTATTGGaactttattttcaaatgttGGTAATTTCCATCTTCTCAGGATTTGCTGCAAGCGGTTGACTCTAGGCCTTGGAATTGTCTTGCCAAAAGAAGGGTTCAACACTATGGTTATGAGTTTTGTTATGATGTGAGTTTTAAGGATTATTTGGGTTTTCGTTTTCCCTGTTATTTCTAGGTCCCTTTCTATTGTACCTAAATTAGTGCGAAATCCAAACTTAGTTCAGCCgacaaaacaattatttttaatcaattgatGATCTTATTCTGAACTAATTGGAAATACGTGTTATTTATGATCAATAACTTCGAgtaatttgataattttgattAATCCTGACTTCTACTCTACTTTGTCCAGATTAGGAATGTAA
This region of Cicer arietinum cultivar CDC Frontier isolate Library 1 chromosome 8, Cicar.CDCFrontier_v2.0, whole genome shotgun sequence genomic DNA includes:
- the LOC101494972 gene encoding receptor kinase-like protein Xa21 codes for the protein MFPTLSFWLYIFFSFNFSQKTVTYALGNKTDNLALLKFKESISNDPNGILASWNSSTHFCKWHGITCSPMHQRVTELNLAGNQLHGTISPHVGNLSFLRNPNLGNNSLSGKIPHELGRLFRLQRLFLTNNSMTGEIPTNLTGCYNLEGLDLNGNNLIGKIPIGINNLQKLQILRTSNNNLTGEIPTFIGNLSSLTILSIALNYLEGNIPYEICSLKNLTIIAVVSNKLSGTFPSCLYNMSSLTIISAAENKFNGSLPSNMFKTLSNLQYFAIGGNELSGPIPISIANASAIEALDLGYQANLVGNVPSLGKLQDLRWLSLGSNNLGDNSTKDLEFLKSLTNCSKLQVVSIYSNNFGGNLPNSVGNLSSQLTRLYVGDNQISGKIPAELGNLIGLIVLSMKLNHFEGMIPNTFGKFDKIQKLELNGNKLSGEVPFVIGNLSQLYHLSIRDNMFEGNIPSSIGNCQKLQYLDLSQNILRGNIPLEIFSLSFLSNLLNLSKNSLSGSLPREVGMLKSIDRIDVSDNHLSGDIPETIGECVGLEYLFLQGNSFNGTIPLSLTSLKGLQYLDLSRNRLSGLIPSVLQNISVLEHLNISFNMLEGNVPKEGVFGNVSGLVVTGNNKLCGGISKLHLQPCPIKGMKPTKHCNLRLIVVIVSVVLILLIVSIILTICWMRKRNKKQNSHSPTVDSIAKVSYQDLHQGTDGFSARNLVGSGSFGSVYKGNLVSEDKVVAIKVLNLKKKGAHKSFIVECNALKNIRHRNLVKILTCCSSTDYKGQEFKALVFEYMNNGSLEQWLHPGTVDVENQRMLDLDQRLNIIIDIAFVLHYLHHECEQSVLHCDIKPSNVLLDDDMVARVSDFGIAKLVSAINNTSHKETSTIGIKGTVGYAPPEYGMGSEVSTYGDMYSFGILMLEMLTGRRPIDKMFEDGQNLHVFVDISFPNNLIQILDPHLVPTRDEEATIECGNIGTFPSIVEKCLVSLFRIGLACSVESPKERMNIVDVTRELSIIKKAFLSGGHTSG
- the LOC101494433 gene encoding alkylated DNA repair protein ALKBH8 homolog isoform X1; the encoded protein is MEESPEELQEGHLVSLNSPPNRFGRPKNDGEVSPNLFVANCGPAVGLSHDDIASVFCKFGELNGVYGADESGTRVIVSYSDLGSAQAAMMALHGQPCSELGGRSLYIRYSVLQPNPQDQVKDLVPISMTASDLNIPGIYLVHDFVSAKEEEDLLQAVDSRPWNCLAKRRVQHYGYEFCYDIRNVNTKRCLGELPSFLSPTLERISSCPAFKNADSIVLDQLTVNEYPPGVGLSPHIDTHSAFEDLIFSLSLAGPCIMEFRRYEDGAQLPRVASSTVTKVESPEDGSNFIRKAIYLPPRSLLLISGEARYAWHHYIPHHKIDKVNGRVIRRASRRVSFTLRKVRTGLCKCEYPQYCDSRK
- the LOC101494433 gene encoding alkylated DNA repair protein ALKBH8 homolog isoform X2, translating into MEESPEELQEGHLVRFGRPKNDGEVSPNLFVANCGPAVGLSHDDIASVFCKFGELNGVYGADESGTRVIVSYSDLGSAQAAMMALHGQPCSELGGRSLYIRYSVLQPNPQDQVKDLVPISMTASDLNIPGIYLVHDFVSAKEEEDLLQAVDSRPWNCLAKRRVQHYGYEFCYDIRNVNTKRCLGELPSFLSPTLERISSCPAFKNADSIVLDQLTVNEYPPGVGLSPHIDTHSAFEDLIFSLSLAGPCIMEFRRYEDGAQLPRVASSTVTKVESPEDGSNFIRKAIYLPPRSLLLISGEARYAWHHYIPHHKIDKVNGRVIRRASRRVSFTLRKVRTGLCKCEYPQYCDSRK